A genomic region of Chlorobaculum parvum NCIB 8327 contains the following coding sequences:
- a CDS encoding phosphate ABC transporter substrate-binding protein translates to MNLLKKIVFGAAVMGLMGTGSASAAGKITLDGSTTVGPIAKAFAAYYTKKTGVDVTVSESGSGNGAKSLINGTCDIANMSRAMKDNEIAAAKSKGVNPVEHVVALDGIAIIVHPGNRVAALSRAQIRDIYSGKVRNWSQVGGPNAPIVMIQRESNSGTQDSFKHLVMGKEAPISKRAETQASNGAVKSRVASTPTAVGFVGLGYVDSSVKALAVDGVEPTVATVKAAKYPVARPLFMYTNGQPTGDVKAFIDLPKTEDGKKMISEIGFVNKY, encoded by the coding sequence ATGAACCTGCTTAAGAAAATCGTTTTCGGTGCAGCTGTTATGGGCCTCATGGGTACCGGTAGCGCTTCCGCCGCCGGCAAGATCACCCTCGACGGTTCGACCACCGTTGGCCCGATCGCCAAGGCTTTCGCTGCCTACTACACCAAGAAGACCGGTGTTGACGTGACCGTCAGCGAGTCCGGTTCCGGTAACGGCGCCAAGAGCCTCATTAACGGCACTTGCGACATCGCCAACATGTCTCGCGCGATGAAGGATAACGAGATTGCTGCCGCCAAGTCGAAAGGCGTCAACCCGGTCGAGCACGTCGTTGCGCTCGACGGTATCGCCATCATCGTGCACCCCGGCAACAGGGTTGCTGCTCTCAGCCGCGCCCAGATTCGCGATATCTACTCCGGCAAAGTGCGCAACTGGAGCCAGGTCGGTGGCCCGAACGCTCCGATCGTCATGATCCAGCGTGAGTCGAACAGCGGTACCCAGGACTCCTTCAAGCACCTCGTTATGGGCAAAGAGGCTCCGATTTCGAAGCGTGCCGAAACCCAGGCCAGCAACGGCGCCGTCAAGAGCCGTGTTGCTTCGACCCCGACTGCTGTCGGTTTTGTCGGCCTCGGTTATGTTGACTCTTCGGTCAAAGCCCTCGCCGTTGATGGCGTCGAGCCGACTGTCGCGACGGTCAAGGCTGCCAAATACCCGGTTGCCCGCCCGCTCTTTATGTACACCAATGGCCAGCCGACCGGCGACGTGAAAGCGTTCATCGATCTGCCGAAAACCGAAGATGGCAAGAAGATGATCAGCGAGATCGGTTTCGTCAATAAGTACTGA
- a CDS encoding GNAT family N-acetyltransferase, with product MSLITVSKVLSSRDRLDALSVIEEVFVREKQWMQEIEEQIPHELAGNQQFSWFLARVGGKPAGIMRLYYDPSLELPESCQARFEPGIDLETLKAAGQYVEIGRFMIRPQFRRQYRVALRLMRAATAEVVERGYTHFITDVFKGEEHSPLNFHTRVLGFEVIGSHLFGELNCSSTRIILTLDILKLYNRIKDSRSRLYQELAEGLRGKIEVAYAKRRGFRPQV from the coding sequence ATGTCCCTCATAACCGTTTCGAAGGTGCTGTCGTCCCGTGACCGGCTCGATGCTCTTTCGGTGATCGAGGAGGTGTTTGTCCGGGAAAAGCAGTGGATGCAGGAGATCGAAGAGCAGATTCCGCACGAGTTGGCCGGAAACCAGCAGTTTTCGTGGTTCCTTGCCAGAGTGGGAGGCAAGCCCGCGGGCATCATGCGCCTCTATTACGATCCGTCGCTGGAGCTTCCCGAATCGTGCCAGGCGCGCTTTGAGCCGGGCATCGATCTCGAAACCCTCAAGGCGGCAGGGCAGTATGTGGAGATAGGTCGTTTCATGATTCGTCCGCAGTTCAGGCGGCAGTACCGGGTCGCCCTGCGCCTCATGCGGGCCGCAACGGCTGAGGTGGTCGAACGTGGCTACACGCACTTCATCACTGACGTGTTCAAGGGCGAGGAGCACTCGCCGCTGAACTTTCACACCCGCGTGCTGGGGTTCGAGGTGATCGGCAGCCATCTGTTCGGTGAGCTCAATTGCAGCTCGACGCGCATCATCCTGACGCTCGATATTCTCAAACTCTACAACCGCATCAAGGACAGCCGTAGCCGATTGTATCAGGAGCTTGCGGAAGGATTGCGCGGCAAGATCGAAGTTGCGTATGCCAAACGGCGCGGCTTCAGACCGCAGGTCTGA
- a CDS encoding efflux RND transporter periplasmic adaptor subunit, producing the protein MKHRNRIIAVVLLLAVAVLAFLALNKKPKPTTPSSESERVSAMSIAVSVEPATLASVRDSLSVVALVDAWRDVDLHAETSGIVRKVNVEVGERLKAGQPLFNVDDEVAASALRKARVNRELAYRDFERYERLHKEGAVSESSFEAMRLKFADAEADLVAARRRLEDTAIKAPFAGVVTSKLVEVGDLVQPGAKVANMVDLSKLKIRSSIPEKQVSLVTEGMPVQITTDVWPGKVFEARVLSVSAKSSRDHTYEVESVMPNPLKTPFRAGMFARTAFVGKQSREALLIPRQALVGSASEAAVFVVRDGKAKLTKLVAGAEYGTQIEVVQGLAPGDKVVVSGQSDLDDGSPVAVTGPEEAR; encoded by the coding sequence ATGAAGCATCGTAACCGAATCATCGCTGTCGTGCTGCTGCTGGCGGTAGCTGTGTTGGCTTTTCTGGCTTTGAATAAAAAGCCGAAGCCGACAACCCCATCTTCTGAAAGCGAGCGGGTTTCGGCGATGAGCATCGCCGTGAGCGTCGAACCGGCAACGTTGGCTTCGGTGCGCGACAGCCTTTCCGTGGTTGCGCTGGTCGATGCGTGGCGGGACGTCGATCTTCACGCTGAGACCTCCGGTATTGTTCGCAAGGTAAACGTCGAGGTGGGCGAGAGGCTCAAGGCCGGTCAGCCGCTTTTCAATGTCGATGACGAGGTCGCGGCCTCGGCTCTGCGCAAAGCCCGGGTGAACCGCGAGCTGGCGTACCGCGATTTCGAACGCTACGAGCGGCTTCACAAGGAAGGCGCGGTGTCTGAATCTAGCTTCGAGGCGATGAGGCTCAAGTTCGCTGACGCGGAAGCCGATCTGGTTGCTGCCCGCCGCCGTCTTGAGGATACGGCGATCAAAGCGCCGTTTGCGGGCGTCGTTACGTCAAAACTTGTCGAGGTGGGCGACCTTGTGCAGCCGGGCGCGAAGGTGGCTAACATGGTCGATCTCTCGAAGCTCAAAATTCGCTCTTCGATTCCTGAAAAACAGGTCTCACTGGTCACCGAGGGTATGCCGGTGCAGATTACGACGGACGTTTGGCCGGGCAAGGTGTTCGAGGCCCGTGTGCTGTCGGTCAGCGCCAAATCGTCGCGCGATCACACCTACGAAGTAGAGTCGGTCATGCCCAATCCGCTGAAAACCCCGTTCCGCGCAGGGATGTTTGCCCGCACGGCCTTTGTCGGCAAACAGTCGCGAGAAGCTCTGCTCATCCCGCGTCAGGCGCTTGTCGGCAGCGCATCCGAGGCCGCGGTGTTCGTTGTTCGCGATGGCAAGGCGAAGCTCACGAAGCTCGTTGCCGGAGCCGAATACGGCACGCAGATTGAAGTGGTCCAGGGGCTTGCACCGGGCGACAAGGTGGTGGTGAGCGGCCAGAGCGATCTGGACGACGGCTCGCCGGTCGCCGTCACCGGTCCGGAGGAGGCGCGGTGA
- a CDS encoding PhoU domain-containing protein, translating into MALFGKKSSASSKSAAIPSAFTIQIDPSKFNLATKPAGPVHEQLETMKQRLTKLSSMVENNLMNAVRASTKKNKDLAVSIFATDEQYIQKLKFEVEYMTLAYLNFQSLDEAANKAVADARFILGQLETLGQYALNIANKTEYIQLANIEILHKDEYDLKPMGDDTAEMIKKAVEAYVSGNSKHATETLDMMKKIEGIYQKAVAKLKAEVNDSNITNYTGILSVVEHVYASAEISCVIAKRFC; encoded by the coding sequence ATGGCACTGTTTGGTAAGAAATCTTCCGCATCTTCAAAATCAGCGGCTATCCCGAGCGCATTCACCATCCAGATAGACCCCTCGAAATTCAACCTTGCCACCAAACCCGCGGGGCCGGTGCACGAGCAGCTCGAAACCATGAAGCAGAGGCTCACCAAGCTCTCCTCGATGGTAGAAAACAATCTCATGAACGCCGTCAGGGCTTCGACCAAAAAGAACAAGGATCTTGCCGTTTCGATTTTTGCCACCGACGAGCAGTACATCCAGAAGCTGAAGTTCGAGGTGGAGTACATGACGCTCGCGTACCTGAACTTCCAGAGCCTCGATGAGGCTGCCAACAAGGCTGTGGCTGATGCGCGCTTTATTCTCGGACAGCTTGAAACCCTTGGTCAGTACGCGCTCAACATCGCCAACAAAACCGAGTACATTCAGCTCGCCAACATCGAGATTCTGCACAAGGACGAGTACGACCTGAAGCCGATGGGTGACGACACCGCCGAAATGATCAAGAAGGCGGTCGAAGCCTACGTCAGCGGCAACTCGAAACACGCCACCGAGACGCTCGACATGATGAAAAAGATTGAAGGCATCTACCAGAAGGCAGTCGCAAAGCTCAAGGCAGAAGTCAACGATTCGAACATCACCAACTACACCGGCATCCTGTCGGTTGTCGAGCACGTCTACGCCTCCGCCGAAATCTCCTGCGTGATCGCCAAGAGATTCTGCTGA
- a CDS encoding putative porin, which translates to MKKTLFFVALATAMGFNNAQAVDWDWKGDIRYRYESKIQEDQDHSRDRHRIRVRFGMNAWINEELSAGLRLATGDEDDPISRNQTLTNNFGGKNIMLDEAYINYHPMMFDGDVNLLLGKRETKSTLFVEDDLLWDGDLTLEGITLQYGKDINGKQKSGFGAIAGWYSINESKSEGDPYFVSLQGAYKGEASDLKYDLGVGYHDFVHYMPGYDLNIVEFFGSIGGDLTETVPWKLYGQYAFNTASHDDNFFIDDSERDGYLVGLKIGKAKKPGQIEGSVEYVHLESDAVASEFTDSDRNGGGTNCEGIKLNAKYQLIQNMTLGVTYFNFNDITGPDKDLTNHLLQADVVVKF; encoded by the coding sequence ATGAAAAAAACTCTCTTTTTTGTAGCGCTTGCAACCGCTATGGGTTTCAACAACGCTCAGGCGGTTGATTGGGACTGGAAAGGTGATATCCGTTACCGTTACGAATCCAAGATCCAGGAGGATCAGGATCATAGCCGCGATCGTCATCGTATCCGTGTCCGTTTCGGTATGAACGCCTGGATCAACGAAGAGCTGTCCGCTGGTCTGCGTCTTGCTACCGGTGACGAGGATGATCCGATCTCCCGCAACCAGACTCTCACGAATAATTTTGGCGGGAAGAACATCATGCTCGATGAGGCTTACATCAACTACCATCCGATGATGTTCGATGGCGATGTGAACCTGCTTCTCGGTAAGCGCGAGACCAAGAGCACCCTCTTTGTCGAGGATGATCTGCTCTGGGACGGCGACCTGACCCTGGAAGGTATCACCCTCCAGTATGGCAAGGATATCAACGGCAAGCAGAAGAGCGGTTTCGGCGCGATTGCCGGCTGGTACTCGATTAATGAAAGCAAGTCCGAGGGTGATCCTTACTTTGTTTCGCTTCAGGGTGCTTACAAAGGCGAAGCCAGCGATCTCAAGTACGACCTCGGTGTCGGTTACCATGATTTTGTGCACTACATGCCCGGTTACGACTTGAACATCGTCGAGTTCTTCGGCAGCATCGGTGGCGATCTTACCGAAACCGTGCCGTGGAAGCTCTATGGCCAGTATGCTTTCAACACCGCTTCGCATGACGATAATTTCTTCATTGATGACAGTGAGCGTGACGGTTATCTGGTCGGTCTGAAGATCGGCAAGGCCAAGAAGCCGGGGCAGATCGAAGGTTCAGTTGAGTATGTGCACCTCGAAAGCGATGCTGTTGCTTCCGAGTTCACCGATTCGGATCGTAACGGTGGTGGTACCAACTGCGAGGGCATCAAGCTCAACGCGAAATATCAGTTGATCCAGAACATGACGCTCGGTGTGACCTACTTCAACTTCAACGATATCACCGGCCCTGACAAGGATCTGACCAATCACCTCCTGCAGGCTGACGTTGTCGTGAAGTTCTAA
- a CDS encoding DUF3124 domain-containing protein has protein sequence MPLTALLAEPLSWSKGQTVYVPSYSHIFVGDRLKTFDLTASLAIRNSDPDTPITVTKVDYFDASGRFIRHMLKTPRIVRPVSTLVYVIDESDKAGGVGASFIVSWKSTVRVSSPIVETVMIGTGMQQGISFTSRGQVVREAEP, from the coding sequence ATGCCTTTGACGGCGCTGCTTGCCGAGCCGTTGTCATGGTCAAAAGGGCAGACGGTGTATGTGCCGTCGTACTCGCATATCTTTGTTGGTGATCGCTTGAAAACCTTCGACCTGACGGCCTCTTTGGCGATCAGGAATTCGGATCCCGATACGCCGATTACGGTTACCAAAGTCGATTATTTCGATGCTTCAGGACGTTTTATCCGCCACATGCTGAAAACCCCACGGATTGTCCGTCCTGTCTCGACGCTGGTTTATGTGATCGATGAGTCCGACAAAGCCGGAGGTGTCGGAGCGAGCTTCATTGTATCATGGAAATCGACGGTACGGGTCAGTTCGCCGATTGTGGAAACGGTGATGATCGGCACTGGTATGCAGCAGGGTATTTCGTTCACCTCGCGTGGGCAGGTGGTTCGGGAAGCGGAGCCATGA
- the pstB gene encoding phosphate ABC transporter ATP-binding protein PstB — MPMALEATDTKKKSNGSPALDIYLPPERKKIDDGGKPHVMAKNFSIYYGEFEAVKKVNADILSKYVTAIIGPSGCGKSTFLRSINRMNDLIPNCHTTGALMFDGEDVYGKFTDEVLLRKKIGMVFQKPNPFPKSIFDNIAYGPRLHGVRDRKTLEGIVEQSLRKAALWDEVSDRLDKNALGLSGGQQQRLCVARTLAVEPEILLLDEPTSALDPKATAKIEDLIQELRGSYTIMIVTHNMQQASRVSDHTMFFYEGVLVEHAPTSELFTRPKDQMTEDYITGRFS; from the coding sequence ATGCCAATGGCACTCGAAGCAACCGATACCAAGAAAAAGAGCAACGGTTCACCTGCGCTCGATATTTATCTTCCTCCTGAGCGAAAGAAGATCGATGATGGTGGCAAACCTCACGTTATGGCCAAGAACTTTTCGATCTATTACGGAGAGTTCGAAGCGGTCAAGAAGGTCAATGCCGATATTCTCTCGAAGTACGTGACGGCTATCATTGGCCCCAGCGGCTGCGGCAAGAGTACCTTCCTTCGTTCCATCAACCGGATGAACGATCTGATTCCGAATTGCCACACCACCGGCGCGCTGATGTTTGATGGCGAGGATGTTTATGGTAAATTCACCGATGAAGTGCTCCTGCGCAAGAAGATCGGCATGGTGTTCCAGAAGCCGAATCCCTTCCCGAAATCGATCTTCGACAACATCGCCTACGGTCCGCGCCTGCATGGCGTGAGAGATCGCAAGACGCTCGAAGGCATCGTCGAACAGAGCCTTCGCAAGGCTGCGCTCTGGGACGAGGTCAGCGACCGGCTCGACAAGAACGCTCTCGGCTTGTCCGGTGGACAGCAGCAGCGCCTCTGCGTTGCCCGCACCCTTGCCGTCGAACCGGAGATTCTGCTGCTCGACGAACCGACCTCTGCGCTCGACCCGAAGGCTACGGCCAAGATCGAGGATCTGATTCAGGAGCTTCGCGGAAGCTATACCATCATGATTGTGACGCACAACATGCAGCAGGCTTCACGCGTTTCGGACCACACGATGTTCTTCTACGAAGGTGTTCTCGTGGAACATGCGCCTACAAGCGAGTTGTTTACCAGGCCGAAAGATCAAATGACCGAGGATTACATAACCGGAAGATTCAGCTAA
- the phoU gene encoding phosphate signaling complex protein PhoU → MPERPVHEYIKELSEALVQLSEMVLQNFREALDAVTHNDLQTARRIRVVDDEIDQAEVKLEEQCLEFLALHQPVARDLRTMVTIIKINDDLERIGDLAVHIIERMPELGQEVMETYEFEKMGNLAAGMVRKSIEAFIQRDRPLADKVCLMDEDVDAMHRVVFKKVAEVMKSCSATDTEQLLAILSVSRYIERMADHATRIAREVIYLVTGEIVRHNEDSFEKLIQSLQD, encoded by the coding sequence ATGCCGGAAAGACCCGTTCACGAGTACATCAAGGAACTTTCGGAAGCCCTCGTACAGCTTTCCGAGATGGTATTGCAGAACTTCAGGGAAGCTCTGGACGCCGTTACGCACAATGATCTCCAGACCGCCCGGCGGATCAGGGTGGTCGATGACGAGATCGACCAGGCCGAGGTGAAGCTCGAAGAGCAGTGCCTTGAGTTCTTGGCTCTGCACCAGCCCGTCGCCCGCGACCTGCGCACGATGGTGACCATTATCAAGATCAACGACGACCTCGAACGCATCGGCGATTTGGCCGTGCACATCATCGAGCGCATGCCGGAACTCGGTCAGGAGGTCATGGAGACCTACGAGTTCGAGAAGATGGGCAATCTTGCGGCCGGTATGGTGAGGAAGTCGATCGAGGCATTCATCCAAAGAGACAGGCCGCTTGCCGACAAGGTTTGCCTGATGGATGAAGATGTGGATGCCATGCACCGTGTTGTGTTCAAGAAGGTGGCCGAGGTCATGAAGAGCTGCTCTGCAACCGATACCGAGCAGTTGCTTGCGATCCTCAGCGTTTCACGTTACATCGAACGCATGGCCGACCACGCCACCCGCATCGCTCGCGAAGTGATCTACCTGGTTACTGGCGAAATCGTCCGTCATAACGAAGACAGCTTCGAAAAGCTGATCCAGTCGCTTCAGGACTGA
- a CDS encoding phosphate ABC transporter substrate-binding protein has translation MRRTGMVLLLLGMLIAWGGSPEAVAKGIMIDGSTTVGPISKSFAALFMKKYKVPVTVSESGSGNGAKSLINGSCDIADMSRSMKPQELAAAKAKGINPVAHVAALDGIAMVVHPSNPVRSLTKTQIADIYTGRVTNWRQVGGPNFPVVVIQRESNSGTQETFRELVLDKRKVVRSAETQASNGAVKNRVSQTRGAIGFLGLGYVDSSVKPIAVNKVMPSVATVKNNTYPLSRPLFMYTNGTPKGMVAKFIDLPKTPDGKRIIRELGFVPKY, from the coding sequence ATGAGAAGAACTGGAATGGTATTGTTGCTGCTGGGAATGCTGATCGCCTGGGGTGGAAGTCCTGAGGCGGTTGCCAAGGGAATCATGATCGACGGATCGACCACCGTCGGCCCGATTTCCAAATCTTTCGCGGCACTGTTTATGAAAAAGTACAAAGTGCCGGTGACGGTCAGCGAATCCGGCTCGGGCAATGGCGCCAAGAGCCTTATCAACGGCAGCTGCGATATTGCCGACATGTCCCGCTCGATGAAGCCGCAGGAGCTTGCGGCAGCTAAGGCCAAGGGCATCAACCCGGTTGCGCATGTGGCGGCTCTCGACGGCATCGCCATGGTTGTGCATCCTTCCAATCCCGTGCGTTCACTTACCAAAACGCAAATTGCCGATATCTATACCGGCAGGGTGACCAACTGGCGTCAGGTGGGCGGCCCCAACTTTCCGGTCGTGGTCATTCAGCGTGAATCCAACAGCGGTACCCAGGAGACTTTCAGGGAGCTCGTGCTCGACAAGCGCAAGGTGGTTCGCAGCGCCGAAACGCAGGCCAGCAATGGCGCGGTCAAGAATCGCGTCTCCCAGACGCGCGGAGCCATCGGCTTTCTTGGCCTCGGCTATGTGGATTCTTCCGTCAAGCCGATTGCGGTCAACAAGGTGATGCCTTCGGTCGCAACGGTCAAAAACAACACCTATCCTCTTTCCCGTCCTTTGTTTATGTACACCAACGGCACGCCTAAAGGGATGGTCGCCAAATTCATCGATCTGCCTAAAACGCCGGATGGTAAAAGGATTATCCGCGAGTTGGGTTTCGTTCCTAAATACTGA
- the pstC gene encoding phosphate ABC transporter permease subunit PstC → MSDEVKPTQGRSSAFVVSEQKRKTQKFKQKTGEGVLLLIASFVAIVVLFIFWFVARDAVPFFQLRGFREFFTSTNWYPADDPAEFGALAIIYGSVMVTAGSALLAVPMGVIASICLSDILPFSVRQYVKPVIEMLAAIPSVAYGFFALVVFAPLLQNYGGPILMWTWWVISAPFLLIAVIVVAELMTASIADESKKKRATLVTGLVLGAISLGFLYFVGNKLNSLTILSGTNALNVSIILSFMALPTIVSVSEDALQAVGRDLREGSYALGATRAETIVKTILPAASSGILAAVILGIMRALGETMVVWMASGNSSSIPVPFYNYLDSVRTLTATIAGDMGEADQVTGSARFHVLFAMGLLLLVVSFVSNLISERIVVRQRKILSGQ, encoded by the coding sequence ATGAGTGATGAAGTAAAACCAACCCAGGGCAGGTCGTCCGCATTCGTGGTCAGCGAACAAAAGCGCAAGACCCAGAAGTTCAAGCAGAAGACCGGTGAAGGAGTGCTGTTACTGATCGCTTCGTTCGTGGCGATTGTCGTGCTCTTCATCTTCTGGTTCGTGGCGCGTGATGCGGTACCATTCTTCCAGCTCAGGGGCTTCAGGGAGTTTTTCACCAGCACCAATTGGTATCCCGCAGATGATCCTGCGGAGTTCGGCGCACTGGCCATTATCTACGGTAGTGTTATGGTAACGGCCGGCTCGGCACTGCTTGCCGTGCCGATGGGCGTCATCGCTTCGATCTGTCTCTCCGATATTCTTCCTTTCTCGGTTCGCCAGTACGTCAAGCCGGTCATCGAAATGCTGGCGGCTATTCCATCAGTTGCCTACGGCTTTTTCGCCCTCGTCGTGTTTGCGCCGCTGCTTCAGAACTACGGTGGCCCGATTCTGATGTGGACCTGGTGGGTTATTTCAGCGCCATTCCTGCTGATCGCGGTGATCGTTGTCGCCGAACTGATGACTGCCTCGATAGCCGATGAGTCAAAGAAAAAGAGGGCCACGCTTGTTACCGGCCTGGTGCTCGGCGCGATCTCCCTCGGCTTCCTTTATTTTGTGGGCAACAAGTTGAACAGCCTCACCATTCTCAGTGGCACCAACGCTCTGAACGTGTCGATCATCCTGAGCTTCATGGCTCTGCCGACCATCGTCAGCGTTTCCGAAGATGCGTTGCAGGCGGTCGGGCGCGATCTTCGCGAGGGCAGCTACGCGCTTGGCGCAACCAGGGCTGAGACCATCGTGAAGACGATTCTTCCGGCGGCCAGCAGCGGCATTCTCGCCGCGGTCATTCTCGGCATCATGCGCGCCCTTGGCGAGACGATGGTGGTCTGGATGGCGTCGGGTAACTCGTCAAGCATTCCCGTGCCTTTCTACAACTATCTCGATTCGGTTCGAACCCTGACGGCCACGATCGCCGGTGACATGGGCGAGGCCGACCAGGTGACCGGTTCGGCGAGGTTCCATGTGCTGTTCGCGATGGGCCTGTTGCTGCTCGTTGTCAGCTTTGTGAGTAACCTCATCAGTGAGCGCATTGTCGTCCGGCAGCGCAAGATTCTTTCCGGTCAGTGA
- the pstA gene encoding phosphate ABC transporter permease PstA, with product MNLGTRKLLDRSFTALGFGSIVIMGLALLVVLAPIASKGIGAIVFKGTIEHRKLLLNEFHRGDAAKIGKEEASANEYRQKVFDMLSEFDQELDGMDYEQQSKYRGNYDQVKTALRGLFGPLPGDTEPALTRFRYGQTRWDKAEEKLHDLLYEQKWDYSNPDVIAKPYDVSRAAEFEGTSLVKLFSYVEENLDKMMLPEWTVYWGFITDKSIDAHFFGGIWPEIQGTIFLAIGAMVFAFPLGVIAAVYFTEYAKDGFLTSMLRSANSTLAGVPSIVFGLFGLAFFINTLHVSHSKSVLAGSLTLAIMILPTIIRAAEEAILAVPKTYKEASLGLGSTKWNTIVTVILPAALPGILTGGVISLGRAAGETAPIIFTAAVSVGAAIGLGDVLNSPTPALSWNIYNLASEHEAAAEIRHVQYGMVLSLVTIVLLLNLSAIILRARISKKLKG from the coding sequence ATGAATCTCGGTACCAGAAAGCTTCTCGACCGCTCCTTCACAGCCCTCGGCTTCGGGTCGATCGTGATCATGGGTCTGGCGCTGCTTGTCGTGCTTGCTCCCATTGCCTCCAAAGGCATCGGCGCGATTGTTTTCAAAGGAACGATCGAGCATCGCAAACTCCTGCTAAACGAGTTCCATCGCGGAGATGCCGCCAAAATCGGCAAGGAGGAGGCCAGCGCCAACGAGTATCGCCAGAAGGTATTCGACATGCTCAGCGAGTTCGATCAGGAACTCGACGGGATGGATTATGAACAGCAGTCGAAGTATCGCGGCAATTACGATCAGGTCAAAACTGCGCTGCGAGGTCTCTTCGGCCCGCTGCCCGGCGATACCGAGCCTGCCCTGACAAGGTTCCGCTACGGCCAGACCCGGTGGGACAAGGCTGAGGAAAAACTCCACGACCTGCTCTACGAACAGAAGTGGGACTACTCCAACCCTGACGTGATCGCCAAGCCTTACGACGTCAGCCGCGCGGCGGAATTCGAGGGTACTTCGTTAGTTAAGCTCTTCTCCTACGTCGAGGAGAACCTCGACAAGATGATGCTTCCCGAGTGGACGGTTTACTGGGGCTTCATCACCGATAAATCGATCGATGCGCACTTTTTTGGCGGCATCTGGCCTGAAATCCAGGGCACCATTTTCCTTGCCATCGGCGCGATGGTGTTTGCCTTTCCGCTGGGTGTCATTGCGGCGGTTTATTTTACCGAATATGCGAAAGATGGATTCCTGACCAGCATGTTGCGCAGTGCCAACAGTACGCTGGCCGGTGTGCCGAGCATCGTGTTCGGTCTGTTCGGTCTGGCCTTTTTCATCAATACCCTGCACGTTTCACACTCAAAAAGTGTGCTGGCCGGTTCGCTGACGCTGGCCATCATGATTCTGCCGACCATCATCCGCGCTGCTGAAGAGGCGATTCTGGCCGTACCGAAGACCTACAAGGAGGCCTCGCTCGGGCTCGGTTCCACCAAGTGGAATACGATCGTTACGGTGATTCTTCCGGCGGCCTTGCCGGGCATTCTGACCGGCGGCGTCATCAGCCTCGGCAGAGCAGCGGGCGAGACTGCGCCGATTATCTTTACGGCTGCCGTCAGCGTCGGTGCTGCCATCGGGCTCGGCGACGTGCTGAATTCACCGACACCTGCACTTTCGTGGAATATTTACAATCTTGCAAGTGAGCATGAAGCTGCCGCCGAGATTCGCCATGTCCAGTACGGCATGGTGCTCTCTCTGGTAACCATCGTCCTTCTGCTCAACCTGAGCGCAATCATTCTCAGGGCGCGCATATCCAAAAAACTTAAAGGGTGA